A section of the Paenibacillus aurantius genome encodes:
- a CDS encoding nucleoside deaminase: MINDRDQLHLQRCIELARTALEAGDEPFGSVLVSASGEVLAEDHNRVAGGDHTRHPEFALARWAAANLSEEERSRATVYTSGEHCPMCAAAHGWVGLGRIVYASSSGQLVQWLEELGVPAPRVRPLPIQDVIRDSVVDGPVPELAEAVHVLHRLFHAKKRP; encoded by the coding sequence ATGATCAATGATAGAGATCAATTGCATCTGCAGCGGTGCATCGAACTGGCGAGGACGGCTCTGGAGGCGGGCGATGAGCCCTTCGGCTCCGTTCTCGTCTCCGCCAGCGGAGAGGTGCTGGCCGAGGATCACAACCGGGTGGCCGGCGGCGATCATACCCGGCACCCGGAGTTTGCGCTGGCCCGTTGGGCCGCCGCCAACCTGTCCGAGGAAGAGCGAAGCCGGGCGACGGTCTACACGTCAGGCGAGCACTGCCCGATGTGTGCAGCGGCCCATGGTTGGGTAGGGCTCGGGCGGATCGTCTACGCCAGCTCGTCCGGGCAGCTCGTCCAGTGGCTGGAGGAGTTGGGCGTGCCCGCGCCGCGCGTTCGCCCGCTTCCCATCCAGGACGTCATCCGCGATTCGGTCGTAGACGGTCCCGTGCCGGAGCTCGCGGAAGCCGTTCACGTGCTCCATCGGCTTTTTCATGCGAAGAAACGGCCCTGA
- a CDS encoding PadR family transcriptional regulator has product MSNVECIVLGLLQEGFRYGHEIDQIIEQRQFRFWANITRVSIYKALKRMEQKGWVHTAVEKEGNMPERTVYSLTDEGRDAYREMIKEGLASPELVKFDYSVPLGGLFVLSPEESIQQITKRKQMVEKTLKNLPPEEADGDPRAYLGRRANIRLLRKHYEMEREWLEWLTDELKKAEGE; this is encoded by the coding sequence ATGTCCAATGTAGAATGTATCGTTCTGGGTCTTTTGCAGGAAGGGTTTCGGTACGGCCACGAGATCGATCAGATTATTGAGCAGAGGCAGTTCCGTTTCTGGGCCAACATTACGAGGGTGTCGATCTACAAGGCCTTGAAACGAATGGAGCAGAAAGGCTGGGTCCACACCGCCGTGGAGAAAGAAGGCAATATGCCGGAAAGAACCGTGTACAGCCTGACGGACGAGGGAAGAGACGCCTACCGGGAGATGATTAAGGAAGGGCTGGCCTCTCCGGAATTGGTGAAGTTTGATTACAGTGTTCCCTTGGGAGGATTGTTTGTTCTCTCGCCGGAGGAGTCCATTCAGCAAATCACCAAACGCAAACAAATGGTAGAGAAGACCCTCAAGAATTTGCCGCCAGAGGAAGCGGACGGGGATCCGCGGGCTTACCTCGGAAGAAGAGCGAATATACGCCTGCTTAGGAAGCATTATGAGATGGAGCGGGAATGGCTGGAGTGGCTGACGGATGAATTAAAGAAAGCTGAAGGCGAGTAA
- a CDS encoding cupin domain-containing protein, producing MEKINLFEITKGISDYKNWIVSEVNDHALRIAVMNGAFHWHKHEDCDELFLVLEGELYIDLEDETVSLKPGEIFTVPRGVMHRTWSKERTVNLCMEKSSNDINGA from the coding sequence CTGGAAAAAATCAATCTATTCGAGATAACCAAGGGGATATCCGACTATAAGAACTGGATTGTAAGCGAGGTAAATGACCATGCCTTACGCATAGCGGTTATGAACGGCGCCTTTCATTGGCATAAACATGAGGATTGCGATGAGCTGTTCTTGGTCCTGGAAGGGGAACTTTATATAGACTTGGAGGACGAAACGGTCTCGCTAAAGCCTGGGGAGATCTTCACGGTTCCGCGCGGTGTAATGCACCGCACTTGGTCTAAGGAAAGAACGGTTAATCTCTGTATGGAGAAATCCTCTAATGATATAAACGGAGCTTAA